The following proteins come from a genomic window of Triticum aestivum cultivar Chinese Spring chromosome 6A, IWGSC CS RefSeq v2.1, whole genome shotgun sequence:
- the LOC123131897 gene encoding F-box/FBD/LRR-repeat protein At5g22700 isoform X1, with protein MPPSGKERKSAPAVTATGHISDLPDQTLHHVLSFLPVQVAAQTCVLARRWRHLWKSTTGLRIVGLQVQDLRKFMNHLLVLRGRTHLDTVEIKFDRYDDDDDDDDDVRYVNLWTRFAVMWKVRVLTLHILIGNIVSQHLVTLDLHSVALPKAFLDFARCPQLVNLKIDDCFINVNKISSCSLKHLSITGCRSDLDFRVRVSAPGLVSLELEDFIGITPLLEDMALLEAACVNLSDRCKDVCLNYDSGVFCGAKDNTCKNCVPISDNCSSDCVLLGGISRAKHLKLISEIGKPIFTRDLKHCPKFSKLKTLLLNEYWCEAPDLDPLACIMKNSPVLEKLTLQLFSKGPNHEVEMKGHRDQIMKWK; from the exons ATGCCTCCTAGCGGGAAGGAGCGCAAGAGTGCGCCGGCGGTGACCGCCACCGGCCACATCAGCGACCTCCCCGACCAGACGCTCCACCATGTGCTCTCCTTCCTCCCGGTGCAGGTGGCCGCGCAGACGTGCGTGCTCGCCCGGCGCTGGCGACACCTTTGGAAGTCCACTACGGGCCTGCGCATCGTCGGCCTCCAAGTTCAAGACCTCCGGAAGTTCATGAACCATCTGCTGGTCCTGCGTGGGCGCACCCACCTAGACACTGTTGAGATCAAATTCGAtcgttatgatgatgatgatgatgatgatgatgatgtgcgcTATGTGAACCTATGGACCCGTTTTGCCGTGATGTGGAAAGTTCGGGTGCTCACCCTTCATATCCTCATTGGTAACATTGTCTCTCAGCATCTGGTAACATTGGACCTTCATTCTGTAGCCCTACCAAAGGCCTTTCTTGATTTTGCTAGATGCCCACAATTGGTGAATCTGAAGATAGATGATTGCTTCATCAATGTCAATAAGATATCTTCCTGTTCCCTGAAGCATTTGAGCATCACTGGTTGTCGATCTGATTTGGATTTCCGAGTCCGTGTTTCTGCTCCAGGCCTTGTCTCTCTGGAACTAGAAGACTTTATTGGTATAACCCCTTTGCTTGAAGACATGGCATTACTGGAAGCCGCATGTGTGAATCTTAGTGATAGATGCAAAGATGTCTGCTTGAATTATGACTCTGGTGTTTTCTGTGGAGCTAAGGATAATACATGTAAGAATTGTGTTCCTATCAGTGATAATTGCAGCAGTGATTGTGTGCTTCTGGGTGGTATCTCACGTGCTAAACACCTCAAGTTGATATCTGAAATTGGAAAG CCCATTTTCACAAGAGATCTGAAACACTGCCCTAAATTTAGCAAGTTAAAGACTTTATTACTTAACGAGTACTGGTGTGAGGCTCCTGACTTGGATCCACTAGCTTGCATTATGAAAAACTCACCAGTTCTAGAGAAGCTCACTCTTCAACTCTTTTCCAAG GGACCAAATCATGAAGTGGAAATGAAAGGCCATAGGGACCAAATCATGAAATGGAAATGA
- the LOC123131897 gene encoding putative F-box/LRR-repeat protein At5g02930 isoform X2, protein MPPSGKERKSAPAVTATGHISDLPDQTLHHVLSFLPVQVAAQTCVLARRWRHLWKSTTGLRIVGLQVQDLRKFMNHLLVLRGRTHLDTVEIKFDRYDDDDDDDDDVRYVNLWTRFAVMWKVRVLTLHILIGNIVSQHLVTLDLHSVALPKAFLDFARCPQLVNLKIDDCFINVNKISSCSLKHLSITGCRSDLDFRVRVSAPGLVSLELEDFIGITPLLEDMALLEAACVNLSDRCKDVCLNYDSGVFCGAKDNTCKNCVPISDNCSSDCVLLGGISRAKHLKLISEIGKGPNHEVEMKGHRDQIMKWK, encoded by the exons ATGCCTCCTAGCGGGAAGGAGCGCAAGAGTGCGCCGGCGGTGACCGCCACCGGCCACATCAGCGACCTCCCCGACCAGACGCTCCACCATGTGCTCTCCTTCCTCCCGGTGCAGGTGGCCGCGCAGACGTGCGTGCTCGCCCGGCGCTGGCGACACCTTTGGAAGTCCACTACGGGCCTGCGCATCGTCGGCCTCCAAGTTCAAGACCTCCGGAAGTTCATGAACCATCTGCTGGTCCTGCGTGGGCGCACCCACCTAGACACTGTTGAGATCAAATTCGAtcgttatgatgatgatgatgatgatgatgatgatgtgcgcTATGTGAACCTATGGACCCGTTTTGCCGTGATGTGGAAAGTTCGGGTGCTCACCCTTCATATCCTCATTGGTAACATTGTCTCTCAGCATCTGGTAACATTGGACCTTCATTCTGTAGCCCTACCAAAGGCCTTTCTTGATTTTGCTAGATGCCCACAATTGGTGAATCTGAAGATAGATGATTGCTTCATCAATGTCAATAAGATATCTTCCTGTTCCCTGAAGCATTTGAGCATCACTGGTTGTCGATCTGATTTGGATTTCCGAGTCCGTGTTTCTGCTCCAGGCCTTGTCTCTCTGGAACTAGAAGACTTTATTGGTATAACCCCTTTGCTTGAAGACATGGCATTACTGGAAGCCGCATGTGTGAATCTTAGTGATAGATGCAAAGATGTCTGCTTGAATTATGACTCTGGTGTTTTCTGTGGAGCTAAGGATAATACATGTAAGAATTGTGTTCCTATCAGTGATAATTGCAGCAGTGATTGTGTGCTTCTGGGTGGTATCTCACGTGCTAAACACCTCAAGTTGATATCTGAAATTGGAAAG GGACCAAATCATGAAGTGGAAATGAAAGGCCATAGGGACCAAATCATGAAATGGAAATGA
- the LOC123131899 gene encoding uncharacterized protein isoform X2 — protein MAPRLPDQLAAVLLHPHPLSRFSTSSTLVDPRLLPSRPLSGSANRPPRFFVLQDPVMEGSSAMSPLGEPSIPMIAACAPALSRVRIAVDRTDQVSMEVVISLPAGSSIARKH, from the exons ATGGCTCCTAG GCTCCCAGATCAGctcgcggccgtcctcctccacccccaccccctctCGCGATTCAGCACTAGCTCAACGCTCGTGGATCCTCGCCTCCTTCCCAGCCGGCCGCTCTCTGGTTCTGCGAACAGGCCGCCACGGTTCTTCGTTCTGCAG GATCCAGTAATGGAGGGTAGCAGTGCGATGTCTCCGCTAGGAGAGCCCTCAATTCCAATGATCGCAGCATGTGCACCAGCACTATCACGTGTGAGAATAGCG GTAGATCGAACTGATCAAGTGTCCATGGAGGTTGTCATCTCTCTCCCAGCAGGAAGCTCGATTGCCAGGAAGCACTAA
- the LOC123131899 gene encoding uncharacterized protein isoform X1: protein MAPRLPDQLAAVLLHPHPLSRFSTSSTLVDPRLLPSRPLSGSANRPPRFFVLQDPVMEGSSAMSPLGEPSIPMIAACAPALSRVRIAIELIKCPWRLSSLSQQEARLPGSTNTRQNDRYFRSCTSKMLVGR from the exons ATGGCTCCTAG GCTCCCAGATCAGctcgcggccgtcctcctccacccccaccccctctCGCGATTCAGCACTAGCTCAACGCTCGTGGATCCTCGCCTCCTTCCCAGCCGGCCGCTCTCTGGTTCTGCGAACAGGCCGCCACGGTTCTTCGTTCTGCAG GATCCAGTAATGGAGGGTAGCAGTGCGATGTCTCCGCTAGGAGAGCCCTCAATTCCAATGATCGCAGCATGTGCACCAGCACTATCACGTGTGAGAATAGCG ATCGAACTGATCAAGTGTCCATGGAGGTTGTCATCTCTCTCCCAGCAGGAAGCTCGATTGCCAGGAAGCACTAACACGAGGCAAAATGATAGATATTTTCGTTCTTGTACCAGCAAGATGCTTGTTGGGCGATGA
- the LOC123131899 gene encoding uncharacterized protein isoform X3, which produces MAPRLPDQLAAVLLHPHPLSRFSTSSTLVDPRLLPSRPLSGSANRPPRFFVLQDPVMEGSSAMSPLGEPSIPMIAACAPALSRVRIAPWNRSTVFKIKDVCM; this is translated from the exons ATGGCTCCTAG GCTCCCAGATCAGctcgcggccgtcctcctccacccccaccccctctCGCGATTCAGCACTAGCTCAACGCTCGTGGATCCTCGCCTCCTTCCCAGCCGGCCGCTCTCTGGTTCTGCGAACAGGCCGCCACGGTTCTTCGTTCTGCAG GATCCAGTAATGGAGGGTAGCAGTGCGATGTCTCCGCTAGGAGAGCCCTCAATTCCAATGATCGCAGCATGTGCACCAGCACTATCACGTGTGAGAATAGCG CCATGGAATCGGTCAACAGTGTTCAAAATCAAGGATGTGTGTATGTGA